A single Actinomadura algeriensis DNA region contains:
- a CDS encoding NAD-dependent epimerase/dehydratase family protein produces MKILLAGATGVIGRRLTPLLVQAGHEVAGTTRHAERAGSIAELGAEPVVMDALDARSVRDAVAATRPDVVMHQLTDLSAENFEANSHLRIEGTRNLVDAALDNGVRTMVAQSIGWLYRPGDGPAVESDELDAKLPPYSGIAALEKAVGEMPHGVVLRYGALYGPGTWYAPDGAIAARVKAGNMRPNPAWTSFVHADDAAAAALAALDWPSGAVNIVDDEPAMTADWLPVFTAALGAPVPRGARHAAETGRPVSNAKARGLGWKPAVGSWRAGFAEMGGS; encoded by the coding sequence TTGAAGATTCTCCTCGCCGGAGCGACCGGAGTCATCGGCCGCCGGCTGACCCCGCTGCTCGTCCAGGCGGGCCACGAGGTCGCAGGGACGACACGCCACGCCGAGCGCGCCGGGTCGATCGCCGAACTGGGCGCCGAGCCCGTCGTGATGGACGCGCTGGACGCCCGTTCGGTGCGCGACGCCGTGGCCGCGACGCGTCCGGACGTGGTGATGCACCAGCTCACCGACCTGTCCGCCGAGAACTTCGAGGCGAACTCCCACCTGCGCATCGAGGGCACCCGCAACCTGGTGGACGCCGCGCTGGACAACGGCGTGCGCACGATGGTCGCGCAGAGCATCGGGTGGCTGTACCGGCCGGGCGACGGGCCCGCCGTCGAGTCCGACGAGCTGGACGCGAAGCTGCCGCCGTACTCGGGCATCGCCGCGCTGGAGAAGGCCGTCGGGGAGATGCCGCACGGTGTCGTGCTGCGGTACGGGGCGCTGTACGGGCCCGGCACCTGGTACGCGCCGGACGGCGCCATCGCCGCACGGGTGAAGGCCGGGAACATGCGCCCGAACCCGGCGTGGACGTCGTTCGTGCACGCCGACGACGCCGCCGCGGCCGCGCTCGCCGCGCTGGACTGGCCCTCGGGGGCGGTCAACATCGTCGACGACGAGCCCGCGATGACCGCCGACTGGCTGCCGGTCTTCACCGCCGCGCTCGGCGCCCCGGTCCCGCGCGGGGCGCGGCACGCCGCGGAGACGGGCCGTCCGGTGTCCAACGCGAAGGCGCGGGGGCTCGGCTGGAAGCCGGCGGTCGGGTCGTGGCGGGCCGGGTTCGCCGAGATGGGCGGCAGCTGA
- a CDS encoding O-acetyl-ADP-ribose deacetylase, with the protein MKITLVRGDITEEHVDAVVNAANTSLLGGGGVDGAIHRKGGPEILDECRKLRASHYGGGLPTGRAVATTAGRLPARWVIHTVGPVYSTAEDRTDRLVSCYRESLRVADELGARTIAFPAVSAGVYGWPMDDAARVAVGTVRATPTTVTEARFVLFTPDACAAFERAVAERTAGRP; encoded by the coding sequence ATGAAGATCACTCTGGTCCGGGGCGACATCACCGAGGAACACGTCGACGCGGTGGTGAACGCGGCGAACACGTCGCTGCTCGGCGGGGGCGGCGTCGACGGCGCGATCCATCGCAAGGGCGGGCCGGAGATCCTGGACGAGTGCCGCAAGCTGCGCGCCTCCCACTACGGCGGCGGGCTCCCCACCGGCCGGGCCGTCGCGACGACCGCCGGGCGGCTCCCCGCCCGCTGGGTGATCCACACCGTCGGGCCCGTGTACTCCACCGCCGAGGACCGCACCGACCGGCTCGTCTCCTGCTACCGCGAGTCGCTGCGCGTCGCCGACGAGCTCGGCGCCCGGACGATCGCGTTCCCGGCGGTGTCGGCGGGCGTCTACGGCTGGCCGATGGACGACGCCGCGCGCGTCGCGGTCGGCACCGTGCGGGCCACGCCGACGACCGTGACCGAGGCCCGGTTCGTCCTGTTCACCCCGGACGCCTGCGCCGCGTTCGAGCGCGCGGTGGCCGAGCGCACGGCCGGTCGGCCCTAA
- a CDS encoding universal stress protein, whose protein sequence is MTVLIAFDGSDDSRAAVEYAARHLRPEPTVILTVWEPLLAQISWAPIAAAAPVVMQTGGGRDQFEEEKQAELLATKGAEFATGAGLPDVTPRAERSGGPTWATIVDVANELDASLVVTGSRGLSGARSVLLGSTSTRVLHHVQRPVLIVPPRRDEKRKG, encoded by the coding sequence ATGACCGTTCTCATCGCTTTCGACGGTTCCGACGACTCCCGCGCCGCCGTCGAGTACGCCGCACGGCACCTGCGGCCCGAACCGACCGTGATCCTCACCGTCTGGGAGCCGCTGCTCGCGCAGATCAGCTGGGCGCCGATCGCGGCGGCCGCACCGGTCGTCATGCAGACCGGCGGCGGCCGCGACCAGTTCGAGGAGGAGAAGCAGGCGGAGCTGCTCGCCACCAAGGGCGCCGAGTTCGCCACCGGCGCCGGGCTGCCGGACGTGACGCCGCGCGCGGAGCGCAGCGGCGGCCCGACCTGGGCGACGATCGTGGACGTCGCGAACGAGCTGGACGCGTCGCTCGTCGTCACCGGGTCGCGCGGGCTGTCGGGCGCGCGGTCGGTGCTGCTCGGCAGCACCTCCACGCGCGTCCTGCACCACGTGCAGCGGCCCGTCCTGATCGTGCCGCCGCGCCGCGACGAGAAGCGGAAGGGTTAG
- a CDS encoding TIGR03084 family metal-binding protein has product MPDVNALLADLTAENDSLDALVAPLPAARWADPTPAAGWTIAHQIAHLAWTDDQAIVAATDPAAFPPLLEAALADPDGFVEKGAAAGAAEDPAALLARWRDGRRRMLDALAAVPPGTKLPWYGPPMGAASMATARLMETWAHGEDVAEALGTRRAPTHRLRHVAHIGVRTRDFAFRTRGLTPPAEEFRVELTGPSGEAWTWGPQDARQSVRGPALDFCLLAARRRHRDDLAVTADGPDADRWLGIAQAFAGGPGADPEPRKGV; this is encoded by the coding sequence ATGCCGGATGTGAACGCGCTGCTCGCCGACCTGACCGCCGAGAACGACTCGCTGGACGCCCTCGTCGCGCCCCTGCCCGCCGCCCGGTGGGCCGATCCGACGCCCGCCGCGGGCTGGACGATCGCCCACCAGATCGCGCACCTGGCCTGGACCGACGACCAGGCGATCGTCGCCGCGACCGACCCCGCCGCGTTCCCGCCGCTGCTGGAGGCGGCGCTCGCCGACCCCGACGGCTTCGTCGAGAAGGGCGCCGCCGCGGGGGCCGCCGAGGACCCGGCGGCGCTGCTCGCCCGCTGGCGGGACGGCCGCCGCCGCATGCTCGACGCCCTCGCGGCCGTCCCGCCGGGGACGAAGCTGCCGTGGTACGGCCCGCCGATGGGCGCGGCGTCCATGGCGACGGCCCGGCTGATGGAGACGTGGGCGCACGGCGAGGACGTCGCGGAGGCGCTCGGAACCCGGCGCGCGCCGACGCACCGGCTCCGGCACGTCGCGCACATCGGCGTCCGGACGCGCGACTTCGCGTTCCGCACCCGCGGCCTGACCCCGCCCGCCGAGGAGTTCCGGGTGGAGCTGACCGGGCCGTCCGGGGAGGCGTGGACGTGGGGGCCACAGGACGCGCGGCAGTCCGTCCGGGGCCCGGCGCTGGACTTCTGCCTGCTGGCGGCCCGGCGGCGGCACCGCGACGACCTCGCCGTCACGGCGGACGGACCGGACGCGGACCGCTGGCTCGGCATCGCGCAGGCGTTCGCGGGCGGGCCGGGCGCGGACCCGGAACCGCGGAAGGGCGTCTGA
- a CDS encoding AMP-binding protein gives MPQLDAPQQDLPQLNLATLHEAVAAAIPDRECLVWRDRRMTWREVTDRTRRLANVLVAHGLGRRDGTHEPWESPHDHLALYLHNGPEYLEGLVGAHKARVAPFNVNYRYVDDELAQLFGDARPRAILYHARFAGQVERVMKRLDGTPLLLQVADDSGTPLAPGALDYEDALAAASAEPPAGVRPSADDLQILYTGGTTGLPKGVLWRIGDLMHGPLGLRRRDGSQLTDLDEAVARAVRGAHRVLVAPPMMHGGGTWSALGGWCGGACVIFPHRVDGLDADDLMDVAERERATRMPLVGDAFARPIVEALERRPRDLSALRTLLNSAAGIGPGVKRRLQELLPDAHLVDVLGSSESGFSVTAHGADAPKFALQPGAAVLSEDRTRRLAPGEDELGWLAKGGSTIPLGYLNAPEKTAATFLTVDGDRLVVPGDRARLLADGTVEVHGRDATTINTGGEKVFAEEVETVLRGLPGVADALVLGRPSERWGSEIVAVIGPADAPDDAALRDGCAAHLARYKIPKAFVRTGRTLRLPNGKADYATARELSETTIDRPVPAGE, from the coding sequence ATGCCCCAGCTCGACGCGCCGCAGCAAGACCTGCCGCAGCTCAATCTGGCGACCCTGCACGAGGCCGTCGCGGCCGCGATCCCGGACCGCGAATGCCTGGTGTGGCGCGACCGCCGGATGACCTGGCGCGAGGTCACCGACCGGACGCGGCGGCTGGCGAACGTCCTGGTCGCGCACGGGCTCGGCCGCCGGGACGGGACGCACGAGCCGTGGGAGTCGCCGCACGACCATCTCGCGCTCTACCTGCACAACGGCCCCGAGTACCTGGAGGGCCTTGTCGGCGCGCACAAGGCCCGGGTGGCGCCGTTCAACGTCAACTACCGGTACGTGGACGACGAGCTGGCGCAGCTGTTCGGCGACGCGCGCCCCCGCGCGATCCTGTACCACGCGCGGTTCGCGGGGCAGGTCGAGCGGGTGATGAAGCGGCTGGACGGGACGCCGCTGCTGCTGCAGGTCGCCGACGACTCGGGGACGCCGCTCGCGCCGGGCGCGCTCGACTACGAGGACGCGCTCGCCGCCGCGTCCGCCGAGCCGCCCGCGGGCGTCCGGCCGTCGGCCGACGACCTGCAGATCCTCTACACGGGCGGCACGACGGGCCTGCCGAAGGGCGTGCTGTGGCGGATCGGCGACCTGATGCACGGCCCGCTGGGGCTGCGCCGCCGGGACGGTTCGCAGCTCACCGACCTGGACGAGGCCGTGGCGCGGGCCGTCCGGGGCGCGCACCGGGTGCTGGTGGCGCCGCCGATGATGCACGGCGGCGGGACGTGGTCGGCGCTCGGCGGCTGGTGCGGCGGCGCGTGCGTGATCTTCCCGCACCGGGTGGACGGGCTGGACGCGGACGACCTGATGGACGTCGCCGAACGGGAGCGCGCGACCCGGATGCCGCTCGTCGGGGACGCGTTCGCGCGTCCGATCGTCGAGGCGCTGGAGCGCCGCCCGCGCGACCTGTCGGCCCTGCGGACGCTGCTGAACTCGGCGGCCGGGATCGGCCCCGGCGTCAAGCGGCGGCTGCAGGAACTGCTCCCGGACGCGCACCTGGTGGACGTCCTCGGCTCGTCCGAGAGCGGCTTCTCGGTGACCGCGCACGGCGCGGACGCGCCGAAGTTCGCGCTGCAGCCGGGCGCGGCCGTGCTGAGCGAGGACCGGACGCGCCGCCTCGCGCCCGGCGAGGACGAGCTGGGCTGGCTGGCCAAGGGCGGGTCCACGATCCCGCTCGGCTACCTGAACGCGCCGGAGAAGACGGCCGCGACGTTCCTGACCGTGGACGGCGACCGGCTCGTCGTGCCGGGCGACCGGGCGCGGCTGCTCGCGGACGGGACGGTCGAGGTGCACGGGCGGGACGCGACGACGATCAACACCGGCGGCGAGAAGGTGTTCGCCGAGGAGGTGGAGACGGTGCTGCGCGGCCTGCCGGGCGTCGCGGACGCGCTGGTGCTGGGCCGTCCGAGCGAACGGTGGGGCAGCGAGATCGTCGCGGTGATCGGCCCGGCGGACGCCCCGGACGACGCGGCGCTGCGGGACGGCTGCGCCGCGCACCTCGCCCGCTACAAGATCCCGAAGGCGTTCGTGCGTACCGGACGGACGCTGCGGCTGCCCAACGGCAAAGCCGACTACGCGACGGCCCGGGAGTTGTCGGAGACCACCATCGACCGTCCGGTCCCGGCCGGGGAATAG
- a CDS encoding class I SAM-dependent methyltransferase, whose product MARPQKPQGEATRGTTAPNRLRRIDRWIAATQTAALRSAARPLAVDLGYGASPVTTFELYTRLRAVAPRLDVVGIEIEPDRVAAGLDFLAATGPHDGLTFRRGGFELPVPRPPVLVRALNVLRQYDEPAARRAWDDLRDRLAPGGVLVEGTCSETGRRAVWVALDRDGPRTITFAAHLPSLDRPSSLAERLPKTLIHRNVPGEPVHALLTAFDRAWATAAPHSAFGPRARWVEAVRLLARTHPVLTTPPFGGRRRWRLGEVTLPWTAVAP is encoded by the coding sequence ATGGCCCGACCGCAGAAGCCGCAGGGGGAGGCGACCCGCGGCACCACCGCGCCCAACCGGCTCCGCCGCATCGACCGCTGGATCGCCGCCACCCAGACGGCCGCGCTCCGCTCGGCCGCCCGGCCGCTCGCCGTCGACCTCGGCTACGGCGCGTCGCCCGTCACCACGTTCGAGCTCTACACCCGGCTCCGCGCCGTCGCCCCCCGGCTGGACGTCGTCGGCATCGAGATCGAACCCGACCGGGTCGCCGCCGGGCTCGACTTCCTCGCCGCCACCGGACCCCACGACGGCCTGACGTTCCGGCGCGGCGGCTTCGAACTGCCCGTGCCCCGCCCGCCCGTCCTCGTCCGCGCCCTCAACGTCCTGCGCCAGTACGACGAACCCGCCGCCCGGCGCGCCTGGGACGACCTGCGCGACCGGCTCGCCCCCGGCGGCGTCCTCGTCGAGGGCACCTGCTCCGAGACCGGACGCCGCGCCGTGTGGGTCGCCCTCGACCGCGACGGCCCCCGCACCATCACGTTCGCCGCGCACCTGCCGTCCCTCGACCGCCCCTCGTCCCTCGCCGAACGGCTCCCGAAGACGCTCATCCACCGCAACGTCCCCGGCGAGCCCGTCCACGCGCTGCTCACCGCGTTCGACCGGGCCTGGGCGACCGCCGCGCCGCACTCGGCGTTCGGGCCGCGCGCCCGCTGGGTCGAGGCCGTCCGGCTGCTCGCCCGCACGCACCCCGTGCTGACGACGCCGCCCTTCGGCGGCCGCCGCCGCTGGCGCCTCGGCGAGGTCACCCTGCCCTGGACGGCCGTCGCGCCCTGA
- a CDS encoding SDR family NAD(P)-dependent oxidoreductase, whose translation MRKTAVVTGASSGIGAATARRLAAEGFNVVLAARRRDRLDDLAKEIAGTVPGAAKIVPVTLDVTSQESVDALADAVGGCHVLVNNAGGAVGLDSVAGADLDDWRTMYETNVLGLVRVTKALLPKLVESGEGHVVNITSLAGHVAYEGGAGYNAAKFGAYAVNEVMRLELVAQPVRITEVAPGLVKTEEFSLVRFKGDEAKAEKPYEGVPEPLVAEDVADCVAWAVTRPPHVNIDRIDVQPRVQAAPYKLHREA comes from the coding sequence ATGCGTAAAACCGCGGTAGTGACCGGAGCAAGCAGCGGGATCGGGGCGGCCACGGCGAGGCGGCTGGCGGCCGAGGGGTTCAACGTCGTCCTGGCGGCGCGGCGGCGGGACCGGCTGGACGACCTGGCGAAGGAGATCGCGGGCACGGTGCCCGGCGCCGCCAAGATCGTCCCGGTGACGCTGGACGTGACGTCGCAGGAGTCGGTGGACGCGCTCGCGGACGCGGTCGGCGGCTGCCACGTGCTGGTGAACAACGCGGGCGGCGCGGTCGGGCTGGACTCGGTGGCGGGCGCCGACCTGGACGACTGGCGCACGATGTACGAGACGAACGTGCTGGGCCTCGTCCGGGTCACCAAGGCACTGCTGCCGAAGCTGGTCGAGAGCGGCGAGGGGCACGTCGTGAACATCACGTCGCTGGCCGGGCACGTCGCCTACGAGGGCGGCGCGGGCTACAACGCGGCCAAGTTCGGCGCGTACGCGGTGAACGAGGTGATGCGGCTGGAGCTGGTGGCGCAGCCGGTGCGGATCACCGAGGTGGCACCGGGCCTGGTGAAGACCGAGGAGTTCTCACTGGTCCGGTTCAAGGGCGACGAGGCGAAGGCCGAGAAGCCGTACGAGGGCGTGCCGGAGCCGCTGGTGGCCGAGGACGTCGCGGACTGCGTCGCGTGGGCGGTCACGCGTCCCCCGCACGTGAACATCGACCGGATCGACGTGCAGCCGCGCGTCCAGGCGGCCCCGTACAAGCTGCACCGCGAGGCCTGA
- the mshA gene encoding D-inositol-3-phosphate glycosyltransferase: protein MPRRINRVATVSLHTSPLDQPGTGDAGGMNVYIVETAKRLADRGVQVDIFTRATSRALPPVAELVPGVLVRHVVAGPFEELDKTDLARHLCGFTSGILRVEAAHDPGHYDLLHTHYWLSGQAGHAAKMRWGVPLVHSMHTMAKVKNLALADGDKPEPDARVLGEEQVVASADQLVANTGKEARELVDLYGADPGRVATVRPGADLDLFRPEPVSRRDGPARRRLDLPRDAYVLLFVGRIQPLKAPDVLLRAAARMLADDPSLRSRLVVAVVGGPSGSARCRPEGLQSLAAELGISDVVRFEAPAPQAELADWYRAADVTVVPSHSESFGLVAVESQACGTPVVASRVGGLCTAVADGESGVLIGGHDPADYAAVLRRLEDPATHARLARGAVRHARAFGWDATVDALLDVYTGAMSRPPALARAQVNA from the coding sequence GTGCCGCGTCGTATCAACCGGGTTGCGACGGTAAGTCTTCATACGTCCCCTCTTGATCAACCGGGGACCGGTGATGCCGGCGGCATGAACGTCTACATCGTCGAGACCGCCAAACGGCTCGCCGACCGCGGCGTCCAGGTCGACATCTTCACCCGCGCCACCTCCCGGGCCCTCCCGCCCGTCGCCGAACTCGTCCCCGGCGTCCTCGTCCGGCACGTCGTCGCCGGACCCTTCGAGGAACTCGACAAGACCGACCTCGCCCGCCACCTGTGCGGGTTCACCTCCGGCATCCTGCGCGTCGAGGCCGCCCACGACCCCGGCCACTACGACCTCCTGCACACCCACTACTGGCTGTCGGGACAGGCCGGGCACGCCGCCAAGATGCGCTGGGGCGTCCCGCTCGTCCACTCCATGCACACGATGGCCAAGGTCAAGAACCTCGCGCTCGCCGACGGCGACAAGCCCGAACCGGACGCCCGCGTCCTCGGCGAGGAACAGGTCGTGGCGTCCGCCGACCAGCTCGTCGCCAACACCGGCAAGGAGGCGCGCGAACTCGTCGACCTCTACGGCGCCGACCCCGGCCGCGTCGCCACCGTCCGCCCCGGCGCCGACCTCGACCTGTTCCGCCCCGAACCGGTCTCCCGCCGCGACGGCCCCGCCCGCCGCCGCCTCGACCTGCCCCGCGACGCCTACGTCCTGCTCTTCGTCGGCCGCATCCAGCCGCTCAAGGCCCCCGACGTCCTGCTGCGCGCCGCCGCCCGCATGCTCGCCGACGACCCGTCGCTGCGCTCCCGCCTCGTCGTCGCCGTCGTCGGCGGCCCCTCCGGCTCCGCCCGCTGCCGCCCCGAGGGCCTGCAGTCCCTCGCCGCCGAACTCGGCATCTCCGACGTCGTCCGGTTCGAGGCCCCGGCGCCGCAGGCCGAACTCGCCGACTGGTACCGCGCGGCCGACGTCACCGTCGTCCCCTCGCACTCCGAATCCTTCGGCCTCGTCGCCGTCGAATCCCAGGCGTGCGGCACGCCCGTCGTCGCGTCCCGCGTCGGGGGGCTCTGCACCGCCGTCGCCGACGGCGAATCCGGCGTCCTCATCGGCGGCCACGACCCCGCCGACTACGCGGCCGTCCTGCGCCGCCTCGAAGACCCCGCGACCCACGCGCGCCTCGCCCGCGGCGCCGTCCGACACGCCCGCGCGTTCGGCTGGGACGCCACCGTCGACGCCCTCCTCGACGTGTATACCGGTGCCATGTCCCGCCCGCCCGCCCTCGCCCGAGCACAGGTGAACGCTTGA
- a CDS encoding RNA-guided endonuclease InsQ/TnpB family protein, whose product MARTVKRAFKYRFYPTHEQTAELARTFGCVRLVYNRALEERTRSWYTEQRRMSYVDTSAALTAWKKTDELAFLNEVSSVPLQQALRHLQAAFAAFFDKRAKYPRFKAKKKSRASAEYTRSAFRFRDGNLTLAKMGGPLDVRWTRPLPAGAEPSTVTVSRDAAGRWFVSILCEDGITRLDPSDKAVGVDAGLTSLVTLSTGEKITNPRHERRDRERLTRAQKDLARKEKGSANQEKAKRKVAGVHARIADRRRDFLHKLSTRLVHENQVVVIENLNVRNMVKNHPLARAISDAGWRDLRAMLEYKADWYGRELVVIDRWFPSTRTCSECGTIAGKMPLGVREWECDGCGARHDRDVNAAKNVLAAGLAVSACGAGVRPQRESSRTGRSASKQETHGATRGLPRL is encoded by the coding sequence ATGGCGCGGACAGTGAAGCGGGCGTTCAAGTACCGCTTCTATCCCACCCACGAGCAGACGGCGGAGCTTGCTCGCACGTTCGGTTGCGTGCGCCTGGTGTACAACCGGGCGCTGGAAGAACGCACCCGTTCCTGGTACACCGAGCAGCGCCGTATGTCCTATGTCGACACCTCGGCGGCGCTGACGGCGTGGAAGAAGACCGATGAGCTGGCGTTCTTGAACGAGGTGTCGTCGGTGCCTTTGCAGCAGGCGCTGCGGCACCTGCAGGCCGCGTTCGCGGCGTTCTTCGACAAGCGTGCCAAGTACCCGCGTTTCAAGGCGAAGAAGAAGTCCCGGGCGTCGGCGGAGTACACTCGGTCGGCGTTCAGGTTCCGCGACGGGAATCTCACGCTGGCGAAGATGGGCGGCCCACTGGACGTCCGCTGGACGCGTCCGCTGCCCGCAGGGGCCGAGCCGTCCACGGTCACGGTGTCGCGGGACGCGGCCGGGCGGTGGTTCGTGTCCATCCTGTGCGAGGACGGCATCACCAGGCTGGACCCGTCGGACAAGGCGGTCGGGGTCGACGCCGGTCTCACGTCGCTGGTGACCCTGTCGACCGGGGAGAAGATCACCAACCCCCGGCATGAGCGCCGCGACCGGGAGCGTCTCACCCGCGCGCAGAAGGACCTGGCGCGCAAGGAGAAGGGGTCGGCCAACCAGGAAAAAGCGAAGCGGAAGGTCGCCGGTGTCCACGCCCGGATCGCCGACCGCAGGCGGGACTTCCTGCACAAATTGTCGACTCGACTCGTCCACGAGAACCAAGTGGTCGTGATCGAGAATCTCAACGTCCGCAACATGGTCAAGAACCACCCGCTTGCCCGCGCGATCTCGGATGCGGGCTGGCGGGATCTGCGGGCGATGCTGGAGTACAAGGCCGACTGGTACGGCCGTGAACTCGTGGTGATCGACCGGTGGTTCCCCTCGACCCGGACGTGCTCGGAGTGCGGGACCATCGCCGGGAAGATGCCGCTGGGCGTGAGGGAATGGGAGTGCGACGGGTGCGGTGCCCGGCACGACCGGGACGTCAACGCCGCAAAGAACGTTCTGGCCGCCGGGCTGGCGGTGTCTGCCTGTGGAGCCGGTGTAAGACCTCAACGGGAGTCCTCCCGGACGGGGCGGTCGGCGTCGAAGCAGGAAACCCACGGGGCGACCCGTGGACTCCCCCGCCTTTAA
- a CDS encoding type III secretion system chaperone family protein → MNPVDTIRQTLEAADVEFDEPRANAFFVKLPGKHKLATMTWLIVGDHSLHVEAFFCRRPDENHAEFYRFLLEKNGRMYGVAFALDDVGDVHLVGKLPLASISPDEIDRLLGCVLTYSDENFDKALERGFKSSIQREWDWRVKRGESLANLQAFASFADPANRS, encoded by the coding sequence ATGAACCCCGTCGACACCATCCGGCAGACGCTCGAGGCCGCCGACGTCGAGTTCGACGAGCCCCGCGCGAACGCCTTCTTCGTCAAGCTGCCCGGCAAGCACAAGCTCGCCACCATGACCTGGCTGATCGTCGGCGACCACAGCCTGCACGTCGAGGCGTTCTTCTGCCGCCGCCCCGACGAGAACCATGCCGAGTTCTACCGGTTCCTCCTGGAGAAGAACGGGCGCATGTACGGCGTGGCCTTCGCGCTCGACGACGTCGGCGACGTCCACCTCGTCGGGAAGCTGCCGCTCGCGTCCATCAGCCCCGACGAGATCGACCGGCTCCTCGGCTGCGTCCTCACCTACTCGGACGAGAACTTCGACAAGGCCCTCGAACGCGGCTTCAAGTCGTCGATCCAGCGGGAATGGGACTGGCGCGTCAAGCGCGGCGAGAGCCTCGCCAACCTGCAGGCGTTCGCGTCGTTCGCGGACCCGGCGAATCGGTCCTAG
- a CDS encoding phosphoglyceromutase — protein MATLVLLRHGESVWNAEGLFTGWVDVDLSAKGESEATRGGDLLLDADITPDVLHTSLLKRAIRTANIALDVADLLWIPVRRSWRLNERHYGALQGKNKAQTREQYGEEKFMTWRRSYDTPPPPIKDGDPLSQVNDLRYAELPSELIPRSECLADVIDRMLPYWYDSIVPDLAAGRTVLVAAHGNSLRALVKHLDDVSDEDIVGLNIPTGIPLVYELDDDFAPLKRGGEYLDPAAAKAAIEAVKNQGAAKKPAGKGAPKPPAPAKAKDAKPSGDTKDKPRRGRRK, from the coding sequence ATGGCGACCCTGGTATTGCTCCGGCACGGTGAAAGCGTCTGGAACGCCGAAGGGCTGTTCACCGGCTGGGTGGACGTGGACCTGTCGGCGAAGGGCGAGAGCGAGGCCACCCGTGGTGGCGACCTCCTCCTCGACGCCGACATCACCCCCGACGTCCTGCACACGTCCCTGCTCAAGCGCGCCATCCGCACCGCCAACATCGCGCTGGACGTGGCCGACCTCCTGTGGATCCCCGTCCGCCGCTCCTGGCGCCTCAACGAGCGCCACTACGGCGCCCTGCAGGGCAAGAACAAGGCCCAGACGCGCGAGCAGTACGGCGAAGAGAAGTTCATGACCTGGCGCCGTTCCTACGACACCCCGCCGCCGCCGATCAAGGACGGCGACCCCCTGTCGCAGGTCAACGACCTCCGCTACGCCGAGCTCCCGTCCGAGCTGATCCCGCGCAGCGAATGCCTCGCCGACGTCATCGACCGCATGCTGCCGTACTGGTACGACTCGATCGTCCCCGACCTCGCCGCCGGACGCACCGTCCTCGTCGCGGCCCACGGCAACTCGCTGCGCGCCCTCGTCAAGCACCTCGACGACGTCTCCGACGAGGACATCGTCGGCCTCAACATCCCGACCGGCATCCCCCTCGTCTACGAGCTCGACGACGACTTCGCCCCGCTCAAGCGCGGCGGCGAGTACCTCGACCCGGCCGCCGCGAAGGCCGCCATCGAGGCCGTCAAGAACCAGGGCGCCGCGAAGAAGCCCGCCGGCAAGGGCGCCCCGAAGCCCCCCGCCCCGGCGAAGGCCAAGGACGCGAAGCCGTCCGGCGACACCAAGGACAAGCCCCGCCGAGGCCGCCGCAAGTAA